A single window of Falco rusticolus isolate bFalRus1 chromosome 6, bFalRus1.pri, whole genome shotgun sequence DNA harbors:
- the MARCKS gene encoding myristoylated alanine-rich C-kinase substrate: MGAQFSKTAAKGEASAEKPGEAVAASPSKANGQENGHVKVNGDASPAAAEAGKEEVQANGSAPAEETGKEEAASSEPASEKEAAEAESTEPASPAEGEASPKTEEGATPSSSSETPKKKKKRFSFKKSFKLSGFSFKKNKKEAGEGAEGEGGAAAAAEGGKEEAAAPEAAGSEEGKAAAEEACAAAAGSAEAAKEEAGDSQEAKSDEAAPEKAAGEEAAAEEQQPPQQQQQAEGEAAAGAGAATSEAGSGEQEAAPAEEPAPARQEPPAESSPEGPAAESAE; the protein is encoded by the exons ATGGGTGCCCAGTTCTCCAAGACCGCTGCAAAGGGCGAAGCCTCCGCCGAGAAACCTGGGGAAGCAGTGGCTGCATCTCCATCCAAGGCGAATggacag GAAAACGGCCACGTGAAGGTGAACGGCGACGCCTCCCCCGCGGCGGCGGAGGCGGGCAAGGAGGAGGTGCAGGCCAACGGCAGCGCGCCCGCCGAGGAGACGGGCAAGGAGGAGGCGGCCTCGTCGGAGCCCGCCTCCGAGAAGGAGGCGGCCGAGGCGGAGAGCACCGAGCCGGCCTCCCCGGCGGAGGGCGAGGCCTCTCCCAAGACCGAGGAGGGCGCGACCCCCTCGTCCAGCAGCGAGAccccgaaaaaaaaaaagaagcgCTTTTCCTTCAAGAAGTCCTTTAAGCTCAGCGGCTTCTCCTTCAAGAAGAACAAGAAGGAGGCCGGCGAGGGGGCCGAGGGCGagggcggcgcggccgccgcgGCGGAGGGCGGgaaggaggaggcggcggcccCCGAGGCGGCGGGCAGCGAGGAGGGCAAGGCCGCCGCCGAGGAGGCctgcgcggccgccgccggcagcgccgaGGCGGCGAAGGAGGAGGCGGGGGACTCGCAGGAGGCCAAATCGGACGAGGCCGCCCCCGAGAAGGCGGCGGGAGAAGAGGCGGCGGCGGAGGAGCAGCAGccgccgcagcagcagcagcaggcggagggggaggcggcggcgggcgccggCGCCGCCACGAGCGAGGCGGGCAGCGGCGAGCAGGAGGCGGCCCCCGCGGAGGAGCCGGCGCCGGCGCGGCAGGAGCCCCCCGCCGAGAGCAGTCCGGAGGGACCCGCCGCCGAGTCGGCGGAGTAA